Below is a window of Gammaproteobacteria bacterium DNA.
AAGGTTCAGATACCGGCGCATCACGAAATCGGACCAGCTTTGGCAACTGATCAATCACATCCTGCTCTGACACCAGCAATTCATGATGATCGGTGCCAAACTGATCAGCGATGACCCGCGCATGGTTTAACTCACTATATTTCTGCTCCCGAAACCCCACTGAAAACGTCTTTACCGGCGAAGTGCTATGGCGGGACATGAGTGCGACGATTGCGGACGAATCGATACCGCCGGAGAGAAACGCGCCATAGGCCACATCGCTGACCATACGAGCCTTGACCGCCTGATCCAACTGCTCAGTGAATGCTCTGACCGGATCCTCGGGCAACATCGTGTCGATCCTCGGAAGCTTGTCTGGCGGCGAGTAGTAGCGATTCTTCTTTAGCTGGCCATTCTGCCAGACTGCGAAAGTACCCGGCGACAGTTTATAAATATTTGAAAACAGTGTGCGAGGACCAGGCGTGTAGCGGTAAGCCAGATAATCCCAAACTGCCAGCATATCAACTTCGGTATGGATCTCATGCACTTGAAGCAGAGCTTTGATTTCGGACCCGAAGGCTAGAGTACCATTGGCTTGGTAAATGAAGAGCGGCTTCGTGCCAAAACGATCTCGCGCTAGAAAAAGTACTTCATCGTTGGCATCCCAAATGGCGAATGCAAACATGCCATTTAGGTGGTCGACGCAAGCTTCACCATACTCCTTGAAGGCATACAAAATGACTTCGGTGTCGCAAGATGTCGAAAAATGGTGTCCGCGCTCAATGAGGTCGGCACGCAACTCGCGAAAATTATAAATCTCGCCATTGTATACGACGTGCAACGTCCCCGACGTATCGCTCATTGGCTGATGACCGGCATCCAGATCGATAATCGACAGACGTCGGTGAGCCAGTCCGATCAAGTGACTGTTGCTCCGCGTAACCGCCTGGAAGAAACCTTCATCGTCGGGGCCACGATGGGCGATTGAATCCGCCATCCGGCGCAACGTCGCACCCGGATCTGACGAGCGATCGCTGACAACAAATCCCGCTATACCGCACATTCAACTCTCCAACGGTTATTAATATAAGTCA
It encodes the following:
- the asnB gene encoding asparagine synthase (glutamine-hydrolyzing) — translated: MCGIAGFVVSDRSSDPGATLRRMADSIAHRGPDDEGFFQAVTRSNSHLIGLAHRRLSIIDLDAGHQPMSDTSGTLHVVYNGEIYNFRELRADLIERGHHFSTSCDTEVILYAFKEYGEACVDHLNGMFAFAIWDANDEVLFLARDRFGTKPLFIYQANGTLAFGSEIKALLQVHEIHTEVDMLAVWDYLAYRYTPGPRTLFSNIYKLSPGTFAVWQNGQLKKNRYYSPPDKLPRIDTMLPEDPVRAFTEQLDQAVKARMVSDVAYGAFLSGGIDSSAIVALMSRHSTSPVKTFSVGFREQKYSELNHARVIADQFGTDHHELLVSEQDVIDQLPKLVRFRDAPVSEPSDIPIYLLSVNAANKVKMVLTGEGSDELLAGYPKHVFERYVSSYQKLPVVLRQGLLEPLVDALPYRFSRVKTAVRNLGLSEAEERLPRWFGALSDRERTDLVAFRPPTAHNTTYVQFDAHAENVTLRRILYFDQTSWLPDNLLERGDRMTMAASLEARMPFMDHKLYAYISSLPDRYRLRGRQTKWILRQAMKHLLPAHILKRPKVGFKVPVNKWFQGSLRGYLMDHLTGSDSKTAHYYRKNKLDDILRDHVEGRHNHEKLLWSLLNLELWHRQYFGTEG